A genomic segment from Aspergillus chevalieri M1 DNA, chromosome 7, nearly complete sequence encodes:
- a CDS encoding uncharacterized protein (COG:S;~EggNog:ENOG410Q29X;~antiSMASH:Cluster_7.2) has translation MPRPRNTVASTRANRNETNNDDTNRNEANTNTERENRQNPILIDGDENEEQRMMTLEEFLQYASEEPEWLYEKLQATHQRYDDSLDDHKVRLAEEELRGQTKDGEIALLRRETEEMKGQLQDIKKQLTDVTAERDAFGSQIARLVMDSASGRRASPMPINSKSTKIPDPPMLTDGKEPRFEDWLLLMSQKLTANADHFDTSQLRIAYVASRCDGKARKHITPRM, from the coding sequence ATGCCTCGCCCAAGAAACACCGTTGCCTCTACCAGAGCCAACCGAAACGAAACGAACAATGATGATACCAACCGAAATGAAGCGAATACCAATACTGAACGAGAGAACCGACAGAACCCCATCCttattgatggagatgagaatGAAGAACAACGCATGATGACCTTGGAGGAGTTCTTGCAATATGCCTCTGAGGAGCCAGAATGGTTGTATGAGAAGCTCCAAGCAACTCATCAACGATATGATGACAGTCTTGATGACCATAAGGTCCggcttgctgaagaagagctcCGAGGACAAACCAAGGATggagaaattgcgcttctgcgccgtgaaacagaagagatgaagggacaactccaagatatcaagaagcAACTTACTGATGTGACTGCTGAACGTGACGCATTTGGGAGCCAAATTGCCCGACTGGTGATGGACAGTGCCAGTGGCCGTCGAGCCTCTCCAAtgcccatcaacagcaaATCCACCAAGATCCCAGATCCCCCAATGCTTACTGATGGAAAGGAGCCCCGATTTGAAGACTGGCTGCTCCTGATGTCTCAGAAGCTTACTGCTAATGCAGACCACTTTGACACTTCCCAACTTCGTATAGCATACGTGGCTAGTCGATGTGATGGTAAAGCTCGGAAACACATCACTCCACGCATGTGA